TTGATCCAAGCAGCAAACAGCCCTGAGCTCCACTTCAGGGGTGACAAACCAGGGCAGCTGGGGTAAcgctgagcagagctggatggaGATGGAACAGGGAAgtgcaaaggaaaagctgctcagaGAATCTGGGCTGTCACTCCCCATGCATGTGGGCAGCCCATGATCCAGGcctgcagccattccctgtccagggcccagcagtgacacagactgaagcagctctgggatgttTTGGGACTGGCTGATGTAACACACAGGAGATTCTTTCCTGCTTGCCTTGGGAAAGGacagagcagtgcctggcacCAGAACTGTGGCACCTTTATCCCAAAACACTTCTCAGACATTTCCAGCACCTTCTTCTCAGTGGGGCCACCAGAGTAGGGCGGGTTTTTCCCTTAtgatttcactgaaataaacCTTGCTGGTTATGGGCCAATAACTATTTCAACCCCAGTACTTTTAATGTTacagcaaaaggatttttcccaaaggtagtaaaaaaaaaagacaaagagcaACAGCTCTTTGTACAGATTGTCATGTAAATACAAGCACCTTTGGGCCAAAACAGATTTAACAAACTTTCCAAAGTGATAAGATGCAGAGATGAttcaaaagattaaaaaattattaagggggattttgtgtatgtgtgtgctaTCCACATGAGCCTAATGTGCGCAGGCATGTTGATGACACTGAAAATAACTTGAAAATCTGGTGTTTGTTATCATTCAAAGATTTGCCTTTTCAAGAGTGAcagtattttacattttctgatTCATTTAGCAGAATAGAGAggaaagaatagaagaaaagggaaaggagaagaaataagtTCTAAGaaataagagaagaaataagttccctctctcctttcagACACTTCTGATTTTAACACAAAATGCTGTTGCAAACAATTATATGAACCAGCTCATAGGTGAGCTCTGTGAAATACAAGTTACTAGAAAAACGCAGGTTGTGAAAGAATAGCAAGATAAACCTGTGGGTTTGCCTGGATCTAACACTATTTAAGATTGATTCTCTCAGGAGGTTCAGGTGGCCACTCCACTGTCTGGTTTAAGATCACCCGATCACTTTCCCAGAGGATCCTCCCGCGGTGTTTTATCCCCCTGCTCACAGGAGCAAGGAACGGGTGGTCCGGGTGTTTCCACCCCCACATGGTCACTGCAGCCATTTACACCAGGTCGTgggattattattattttattttaaaaaataagggtttgtttaaaacaaaacactcgGCAAAGGGGCGTTCACAGGCGTGTTAACCAaacttaaaaaccaaaaatgtaaCAGCTAAGAGGGGGAATGGCGAGGCACCCCCGGCTGAGgggcccggggctgccgggggtCCCGGGACAGCCCCGTCAGAACTCGAAGGCGCCGAAGTGCGCGGTGCGGCCGCCGGCCTTGGGCTGCGGCTTGTAGCCGATGCGGTCATTGATGAGCTGCTCGCGGCTCTTGTGCTCCGTGCCCAGCGCTCCGATAGCCGCCGCCTCctcgccgcccgccgccgcctcggCATCGTCCCGCTGCTTCCTGCGGCTCTGCGGGCGAACGGGCGGGTCAGGGCCGGGAGCGGGCCGAGCcccccgcgcccggccccgcgcgcacctccagctccttccgGACGCTCTCGAACTCCTCGATGTCGTCCAGCTTCAGCTCCAGCCGCGTCGGCTTCCGACGGAGCATCGCAACCGGAGGCACTGCGACCCGCAGCACAACCTCAGCGGGCCCCGCCCACACCTCCCGGCGTGCCCTGCGCGTCCCGCCCTTAGAGGGTACTGCATTTCCCGGCGTGCCTCGCGCGTACCCTCACCCCGCCGCGTCTCCCGGCGTGCCTTGCGTGTTTCTCCCTTAAAGAGCACTGCATCTCCCGGCATGCCCTGCAGGACTAGCGTGGTGGCCACTCCTCCCGGCATGCCCTGCGCTATCCGGAAGTGGCCGTGAGGCGCCGGAGCCCGAGCGCGGCGAGTCTTACCCTGTTCCTGTTCTCTGGTTCCCGTTCCCCTTCCAAGCTTCTTATCGGTTCCTAGGCTTGTTCCCGCTCTCGCCATGGCCACCGCGCGGGCACCGGCGGcccgcggcggggcccggccccCCGAGGTGAGTGTCCGGGAGATGGGGGCGGCTCCGGGCCCGTTCCCCGCACGGCCGCGGCGCCGCCCGCGGGCCCCCAGGAGCGGGAGAGGCCGCGGGAGTCGCGACTACTGTTGCTTTGCGGGGTTTATGGTGCACCGGTAACAGCGGAGCTCTAAAGGAGCCCCAAGGCCCCCGTGTTTTCCTGCACTTCCACCTAATCCTGGTTGGTCTTCCTGGAAGTTCCTGTGAGGCCTCTCCGGGGGGAGGTAGCCGGGCACCGCGCACTCCCCAGCcttccagggagctggagcaTAGCATcgctcctggctgtgctgctgcaggaggaggaaaagctccGTATTCTaaagctttttcaaaaaatacCTTTGCAGATAATTATTAAAGGGGACCCAATATTACCTGATTTCAGCAATTTAATGTGGCATTTTACTTTTGTGGTTTGGCCTTCAGGCAAAAACCTCAATGTCCAgtggctgctccatctctggcagtgccccaatccaggctggacagggcttgacGTAActtgggacagtgggaggtgtccctgccatggcaggggtggcactggatgggctttaatgCCCCTTCAAtccaaaccaggctgggattCTGAGAGGTCTTTGCATGGTGCCCAGCCCTCttgtcctggcacagccaggctgtttgCTGGGTGCTCTGTCCCCACACTTTGCCCCCCCcggctctccctgcagccccccaagGCCAAGGCTGCTGAGGAGGCCGAGGCTCCCCCGGCCAAGCGGGGGCCCATCTTCTACGGGAGCCTGGAGGAGAAAGAGCGGGAGCGCCTGGCCAAGGGCGAGGCCGGGCTGCTGGGCAAGGAGGGCATGAAGGCTGCCATGGAGGCTGGCAACATCAACATCAGCAGTGGTGAGGATGTGCGAACACCCTTTGTTGTCCCTCCCCGCAGATGTGACACTTCCAAATGTCTCTGCTTACTCTCTGGGCATCACCTCAAAGCAGCCAGGGGTGGGCGGCTCCGTGCTTGGATCTTCCCATTCcagagggatccagggcagggaggctctGGGACCACTGAgggagggatccaggggcagagggaaggatcCAAGGGCAGAGGGGCTTTGGGACAGCTGAAGGAGGGatccagggcagaggggcttTGGGACTGCGGGAAGGATCTAGGGGCTCTGGGACAGCTGAGGGAGGgatcccagggctctgggagagctgagagaaggatccaggggctgagggactctgggagagctgagagagGTGTGGAGGGTCCTTCTCTGGAGATGTCCCAAaccctcctgtgtcccctgctgcGGGTGGCCCTGCCGGGGCAGGGGATGATC
The Serinus canaria isolate serCan28SL12 chromosome 17, serCan2020, whole genome shotgun sequence DNA segment above includes these coding regions:
- the CDC26 gene encoding anaphase-promoting complex subunit CDC26; protein product: MLRRKPTRLELKLDDIEEFESVRKELESRRKQRDDAEAAAGGEEAAAIGALGTEHKSREQLINDRIGYKPQPKAGGRTAHFGAFEF